A region of Frederiksenia canicola DNA encodes the following proteins:
- the mraZ gene encoding division/cell wall cluster transcriptional repressor MraZ, translated as MFRGAASISLDSKGRLAIPTRYRKALIENHQSTLICTVDIRQPCLLLYPLHEWEVVEQKLLALSNFDPTQRRIQRVMQGFATECEMDSAGRILLSPVLRQHAQLEQQIMLVGQLNKFEIWQEKQWQAQIAEDLALGSSAELLDCEALKNLSL; from the coding sequence ATGTTTCGTGGTGCGGCATCAATCAGTTTAGATAGCAAAGGGCGGTTGGCGATCCCAACTCGCTACCGCAAGGCATTGATCGAAAATCACCAAAGCACTTTGATTTGCACCGTTGATATTCGTCAGCCTTGCTTGCTCTTGTATCCACTGCATGAATGGGAAGTTGTTGAGCAGAAACTGCTGGCACTTTCTAATTTTGATCCAACCCAACGCCGAATTCAGCGCGTCATGCAAGGTTTTGCCACTGAATGTGAAATGGATTCTGCAGGGCGAATTTTACTCAGCCCAGTGCTTCGCCAACATGCACAGCTTGAACAACAGATTATGTTAGTTGGGCAGCTCAACAAATTTGAAATTTGGCAAGAAAAACAGTGGCAAGCACAAATTGCGGAAGATCTTGCTCTTGGTAGCTCCGCTGAATTGCTGGATTGCGAAGCCCTAAAAAATCTCTCTTTATAA
- the fadR gene encoding fatty acid metabolism transcriptional regulator FadR → MEKSEILKAQSPAALAEEYIVKSIWNNHFPAGSDLPAERELADIIGVTRTTLREVLQRLARDGWLNIQHGKPTRVNNVWETAGPNIIETMIKLDRSTIPMIIANVVSLRTRMGEYYIPEAIRLDATKSLGLFAELERLEDNAKAYAEFDYNLYRSFTFVAEKPIYGLILNSFKDLYHQIASLFFSDATSRQLTRHFYHQLKAACEQKNYHIAVDCMAENRQRSTVIWSEMLKNLPENLQF, encoded by the coding sequence ATGGAAAAATCAGAGATTTTAAAAGCTCAAAGTCCGGCGGCATTGGCAGAAGAATACATTGTCAAGAGCATTTGGAATAATCATTTCCCTGCGGGGTCAGATTTGCCCGCTGAACGTGAATTAGCGGATATTATTGGGGTAACTCGTACAACGTTGCGTGAGGTCTTACAGCGTTTAGCTCGAGATGGTTGGTTAAATATTCAACACGGGAAGCCAACCCGAGTGAATAACGTCTGGGAAACCGCTGGGCCTAACATTATCGAAACAATGATTAAGCTAGATCGCTCAACGATTCCGATGATTATTGCTAATGTTGTGTCGCTTCGTACTCGAATGGGGGAGTATTATATTCCGGAAGCCATTCGTTTAGATGCCACAAAATCATTGGGGTTGTTTGCGGAATTAGAGCGTTTAGAAGACAATGCAAAAGCCTATGCCGAGTTTGATTACAATCTTTACCGCAGTTTTACCTTTGTGGCAGAAAAGCCTATTTATGGCTTAATTTTGAACAGCTTTAAAGATCTTTATCATCAAATTGCATCTCTATTTTTCTCTGATGCAACGTCTCGTCAGCTCACTCGCCATTTCTATCATCAACTGAAAGCCGCCTGTGAACAAAAAAATTATCATATCGCGGTGGATTGTATGGCAGAGAATCGGCAACGCAGTACGGTAATTTGGAGTGAGATGTTGAAAAACTTACCTGAAAATTTACAGTTTTAA
- the nhaB gene encoding sodium/proton antiporter NhaB — translation MKHSEAFFKNFLGHTPEWYKVAILAFLIINPLIYFFISPFVAGWVLVAEFIFTLAMALKCYPLQPGGLLAIEAVVIGMTSPHHIKQEIMANFDVILLLMFMVAGIYFMKQLLLYLFTKLIIAIHSKKILSLAFCLSSAFLSAFLDALTVIAVIISVGVGFYGVYHKVASGNSFEDSTDITNDEKIENNKQILEQFRGFLRSLLMHAGVGSALGGVMTMVGEPQNLIIAAQAEWSFGEFFLRVAPISIPVLICGITTCYLLEKYKLFGYGDRLPRKVWIVLAQYNIQKEKKMTNQDRLKLAVQAIAGVWLIIGLALHLADVGIIGLTIIIICTAFCGITDEHAIGKAFQESLPFTALLVVFFSVVAVIIDLKLFEPIIRFVLSAEQESQLALFYIFNGLLSAISDNVFVGTVYINEAKEALASSAIDRSQFDLIAVAINTGTNLPSVATPNGQAAFLFLLTSSFAPLIRLSYGRMVYMALPYTIVLSVVGFVTMEFLLTPITHLLLDWGWIILR, via the coding sequence ATGAAACATTCTGAAGCTTTCTTTAAAAATTTTCTAGGCCATACGCCAGAATGGTACAAAGTGGCGATTTTAGCGTTCTTAATCATTAATCCGTTGATCTATTTCTTTATTAGTCCATTTGTTGCCGGTTGGGTATTAGTCGCAGAGTTTATTTTTACCCTTGCGATGGCGTTAAAATGCTACCCTCTTCAACCCGGTGGATTACTGGCGATTGAAGCTGTCGTAATTGGCATGACAAGCCCTCACCACATCAAACAAGAGATTATGGCAAACTTTGATGTTATTCTGCTTCTGATGTTTATGGTAGCAGGCATTTACTTTATGAAACAATTGCTACTTTATCTCTTCACTAAACTCATTATCGCAATTCATTCCAAAAAAATTCTCTCTCTTGCATTTTGTCTTAGCTCTGCTTTTCTCTCCGCATTCCTTGATGCCTTAACAGTTATTGCCGTCATTATTAGTGTTGGCGTTGGTTTTTATGGTGTCTATCACAAAGTTGCATCGGGCAATAGTTTCGAAGACTCTACCGATATCACGAATGATGAGAAAATTGAGAATAACAAACAGATTTTAGAACAGTTCCGTGGTTTTCTACGTAGTTTGCTTATGCACGCAGGCGTTGGTAGTGCATTAGGCGGTGTGATGACGATGGTTGGAGAACCTCAGAACTTAATCATTGCCGCCCAAGCAGAATGGAGCTTTGGCGAATTCTTCTTACGGGTTGCACCAATCAGTATTCCTGTTCTTATCTGTGGTATCACAACGTGCTACTTACTTGAAAAATATAAACTATTTGGTTATGGAGATCGTTTACCTCGTAAAGTTTGGATTGTTCTTGCTCAGTACAACATTCAAAAAGAGAAGAAAATGACTAATCAGGATCGCTTGAAACTTGCTGTCCAAGCGATTGCTGGTGTGTGGTTAATTATTGGTTTAGCGTTACATTTAGCTGACGTTGGAATTATCGGTTTAACCATCATCATTATTTGTACCGCCTTCTGTGGCATCACCGATGAACACGCTATCGGTAAAGCCTTCCAAGAGTCCTTGCCATTTACCGCATTATTGGTCGTGTTCTTTTCCGTGGTTGCTGTCATTATTGATTTAAAACTGTTTGAGCCAATTATCCGCTTTGTGTTATCCGCCGAACAGGAGTCGCAACTTGCCCTGTTCTACATTTTCAATGGTTTACTCTCTGCCATTTCAGATAACGTCTTCGTCGGTACTGTTTACATCAACGAAGCCAAAGAAGCCCTGGCATCAAGTGCGATTGATCGTAGTCAGTTCGATCTCATTGCGGTTGCAATCAATACAGGAACAAACTTGCCTTCTGTTGCTACGCCAAACGGACAAGCTGCATTCTTGTTCTTACTCACGTCCTCATTTGCTCCATTGATTCGCTTATCTTATGGCAGAATGGTTTATATGGCGTTGCCTTACACCATCGTCTTATCCGTGGTTGGCTTTGTCACAATGGAATTCTTACTTACACCAATTACGCATCTATTACTTGATTGGGGCTGGATTATTCTCCGCTAA
- the dsbB gene encoding disulfide bond formation protein DsbB → MLHFFKALSLRRGAWLLLALSCAVLEGIALYFQHGMGLNPCVMCIYERLALFAILVSGLIGFLAPRSALVRWIAILIGLFGAIKGLNLALKHTDYQLHPAPWNQCSPFVEFPETLPLNKWFPNLFEATSVDCAKITWKLFELSMPQWLIGIFATYLVILIVVAISQFKRNRATKGRNLFR, encoded by the coding sequence ATGTTGCACTTTTTTAAAGCACTTTCTCTTCGTCGTGGGGCATGGTTATTGCTTGCGTTAAGTTGTGCTGTTTTAGAAGGCATTGCACTTTATTTCCAACATGGAATGGGGTTAAACCCTTGTGTGATGTGCATTTATGAACGTTTAGCACTGTTTGCTATTCTCGTTTCAGGGCTGATAGGCTTTCTTGCTCCCCGTTCTGCATTGGTGCGTTGGATTGCCATTTTGATCGGTCTGTTCGGTGCCATTAAAGGGTTAAATTTAGCCCTCAAACATACTGATTACCAGCTGCATCCCGCACCGTGGAACCAATGTTCACCGTTTGTAGAATTCCCCGAAACATTACCGCTAAATAAATGGTTTCCAAACCTCTTTGAAGCCACAAGTGTGGATTGTGCCAAAATCACTTGGAAACTCTTTGAGCTAAGTATGCCGCAATGGTTGATTGGCATTTTTGCGACTTACCTTGTGATTTTGATTGTTGTCGCCATAAGCCAGTTCAAACGCAATCGTGCTACAAAAGGACGCAATCTGTTCCGCTAA
- the metG gene encoding methionine--tRNA ligase — protein sequence MSNQQRKILVTCALPYANGAIHLGHMLEHIQADIWVRFQRMRGNQVHFVCADDAHGTPIMLNADKLGITPEQLIEKAKADHIADFAGFNISFDNYHSTHSEENREITRSIYNTLKSNGFIKSKVISQLFDPEKNMFLPDRFVKGTCPKCKAEDQYGDNCEVCASTYSPMDLINPRSAVSGATPVVKESEHFFFDLPSFEGMLKEWTRSGSLQPEIANKMQEWFESGLQQWDISRDAPYFGFEIPDAENKFFYVWLDAPIGYMASFKNLCDRTGLNFDEFWHKDSKTELYHFIGKDIVYFHSLFWPAMLEGSGYRKPTNVFAHGYVTVDGQKMSKSRGTFIQASTYLKHLDPECLRYYYTAKLNNRIEDLDFSLEDFVQRVNSDIVNKLVNLASRTAGFINKRFEGKLAAELDDPQLFGEFTAQSEQIAAYYESREFNKAIREIMALADKANKYIDDKAPWVIAKEAGKDAELQAVCSMGLEMFRVLMSYLKPVMPHLATKTESFLQTELRWDNIDTPLFNHNIAPFKALFSRLDKKQIDAVIDETKALFAEANKAEIAKKGKEMTACETKVEPIAPEITIDDFAKLDLRVAKVLKCEAVPKSDKLLRFELDLGDHTRQVFSGIKAAYNQPEDLEGRFVIMIANLVPRKMSFGMSEGMILSAGTGGSDLFLLSADAGVTAGMQVK from the coding sequence ATGTCGAATCAACAACGTAAAATTTTAGTGACTTGTGCCCTACCATATGCAAACGGGGCAATCCATTTAGGGCATATGCTCGAACATATTCAAGCGGATATTTGGGTACGTTTTCAGCGGATGCGTGGTAACCAAGTACATTTTGTTTGTGCCGATGATGCCCACGGCACGCCGATTATGCTCAATGCCGACAAACTTGGCATCACACCAGAACAGTTAATCGAAAAAGCCAAAGCCGACCACATTGCCGACTTTGCGGGATTTAATATCAGTTTTGATAACTACCACTCCACCCACAGCGAAGAAAATCGTGAAATCACACGTAGCATTTACAACACTTTGAAATCAAACGGTTTTATTAAAAGTAAAGTCATTTCACAACTGTTCGATCCTGAAAAAAACATGTTTTTGCCAGATCGTTTTGTAAAAGGCACTTGCCCGAAATGTAAAGCAGAAGATCAATATGGCGACAACTGTGAAGTGTGTGCTTCCACTTACAGCCCAATGGATTTAATCAATCCACGTTCAGCCGTTTCGGGGGCAACACCCGTGGTGAAAGAATCAGAACATTTCTTCTTTGACTTACCTAGTTTTGAAGGGATGTTAAAAGAATGGACACGTTCAGGCTCATTACAGCCAGAAATCGCCAACAAAATGCAAGAGTGGTTTGAAAGTGGCTTGCAACAATGGGACATCAGCCGTGATGCACCTTACTTCGGTTTTGAAATTCCTGACGCGGAAAATAAATTCTTCTATGTATGGCTTGATGCACCGATCGGCTATATGGCGTCGTTCAAAAATCTATGCGATCGCACAGGGCTGAATTTTGATGAGTTCTGGCACAAAGATTCCAAAACCGAACTTTACCACTTCATCGGCAAAGACATCGTTTATTTCCACAGCTTGTTCTGGCCAGCGATGTTGGAAGGCAGCGGCTACCGCAAACCAACCAATGTCTTCGCCCATGGTTATGTGACTGTGGATGGTCAAAAAATGTCGAAGTCCCGTGGTACCTTCATCCAAGCCAGCACCTATCTCAAACATCTCGATCCCGAATGTTTGCGTTACTACTATACGGCAAAATTGAATAACCGCATTGAAGATCTCGACTTCAGCCTTGAAGATTTCGTACAACGAGTGAACAGTGACATCGTAAATAAACTGGTGAATCTTGCCTCTCGTACCGCAGGTTTCATCAATAAACGCTTTGAAGGAAAATTGGCGGCTGAACTCGATGATCCGCAGCTTTTCGGCGAATTTACCGCACAATCGGAGCAAATCGCCGCTTATTACGAAAGCCGTGAATTTAACAAAGCGATCCGTGAAATCATGGCGTTAGCCGACAAAGCTAACAAATACATTGACGATAAAGCCCCGTGGGTGATCGCCAAAGAAGCAGGTAAAGATGCTGAATTACAAGCGGTTTGCTCAATGGGCTTGGAAATGTTCCGTGTGTTAATGAGCTATTTGAAACCCGTTATGCCACATCTTGCCACCAAAACGGAAAGCTTCTTACAAACCGAATTGCGTTGGGATAATATCGATACACCATTATTTAACCACAACATTGCTCCGTTCAAAGCGTTGTTCTCACGCTTAGATAAAAAACAGATCGATGCCGTGATTGACGAAACCAAAGCCTTGTTTGCTGAAGCGAACAAAGCTGAAATTGCAAAAAAAGGAAAGGAAATGACCGCTTGCGAAACCAAAGTTGAACCAATCGCCCCTGAAATCACCATTGACGACTTTGCCAAACTCGATTTGCGTGTCGCCAAAGTCTTGAAATGCGAAGCGGTGCCGAAATCAGACAAATTGCTCCGCTTTGAACTCGATTTAGGCGATCATACCCGCCAAGTGTTCTCAGGCATCAAAGCCGCTTACAATCAACCTGAAGACTTAGAAGGCCGCTTTGTGATCATGATCGCCAACCTCGTCCCACGCAAAATGTCGTTCGGTATGTCGGAAGGTATGATTTTATCCGCAGGCACCGGCGGTAGCGACTTGTTCTTGCTCTCTGCAGATGCAGGTGTGACTGCTGGAATGCAGGTGAAATAA
- the ndk gene encoding nucleoside-diphosphate kinase → MIQQTLSIIKPDATKRNLVGEILAVLEQNNFKIKGLKMVQLNQAQAEGFYAEHQGKPFFEPLVEFMMSGPIVVTVIEGENAIERYRTLMGATDPEKREKGTIRDRYALSYRENSVHGSDSENSAKREIAYFFSPSDIMK, encoded by the coding sequence ATGATCCAACAAACACTTTCAATCATTAAACCCGATGCGACTAAACGCAATCTGGTGGGGGAAATTTTAGCGGTTCTTGAACAGAATAATTTCAAAATCAAAGGGTTAAAAATGGTGCAATTAAACCAAGCCCAAGCGGAAGGGTTTTATGCGGAGCATCAAGGTAAGCCATTTTTTGAACCATTGGTCGAATTTATGATGTCTGGACCTATCGTGGTGACAGTGATTGAAGGAGAAAACGCGATTGAACGCTATCGCACATTGATGGGTGCGACGGATCCTGAAAAACGCGAAAAAGGCACTATTCGTGACCGCTATGCGTTGAGTTATCGAGAAAATTCGGTGCATGGTTCTGATTCAGAAAACTCAGCAAAACGAGAAATTGCCTATTTTTTCAGCCCAAGTGACATTATGAAATAA
- the fruK gene encoding 1-phosphofructokinase has product MAQQLRIATVTLNPAFDLVGRLARIEIGEVNTVETLGIYPAGKGINVAKVLADLGVHLSVTGFLGEQNQGDFVQAFQKNGLDDQFYRIDGKTRINVKITETEADVTDLNFLGFEVCTNSWRKFTALSQRWHTQFDLVAVCGSLPRGVTPEQFADWLQSLKDQGLKVVLDSSNAALTYGLKAQPWLVKPNRRELEVWAGRPLETLDEIIAAAQQLREKGIENVIVSMGEKGSLWLNSEGVLQAQPPRCENVVSTVGAGDSMVAGLIYGLSQGWNKANTLKFASAISALAVSQSNVGVSDRAALAHILDHVQIKIIA; this is encoded by the coding sequence ATGGCACAACAATTACGCATCGCCACCGTGACGCTCAACCCAGCCTTTGATTTGGTCGGGCGGCTCGCTCGGATTGAAATCGGTGAAGTGAACACAGTGGAAACGCTCGGCATTTATCCTGCGGGCAAGGGCATCAATGTCGCCAAAGTATTGGCAGATTTGGGCGTACATTTGAGCGTAACAGGCTTTTTAGGCGAGCAAAATCAAGGAGACTTTGTGCAAGCCTTCCAAAAGAATGGCTTAGACGATCAGTTTTATCGCATTGACGGCAAAACGCGGATCAACGTCAAAATCACCGAAACTGAAGCGGACGTAACGGATCTCAACTTTTTGGGTTTTGAGGTCTGTACAAACAGTTGGCGAAAATTCACTGCACTGTCTCAGCGTTGGCATACCCAGTTTGATTTAGTCGCTGTATGCGGCTCATTGCCTCGTGGTGTCACTCCTGAACAGTTCGCCGACTGGTTGCAATCCTTAAAAGATCAAGGTTTGAAAGTAGTACTCGACAGCAGCAACGCAGCACTCACTTACGGCTTAAAAGCACAGCCTTGGTTAGTAAAACCTAACCGCCGAGAACTTGAAGTTTGGGCGGGTCGCCCATTGGAAACGCTAGACGAGATCATCGCCGCCGCTCAACAATTACGAGAAAAAGGAATTGAAAATGTGATCGTCTCAATGGGGGAAAAAGGCTCGCTCTGGCTCAATAGCGAAGGCGTACTCCAAGCTCAGCCACCCCGTTGCGAGAATGTAGTCAGCACCGTAGGGGCTGGCGATTCTATGGTTGCGGGGTTGATCTACGGCCTCTCGCAAGGCTGGAACAAAGCGAACACCCTCAAATTCGCCAGTGCCATCTCCGCCCTTGCCGTTTCACAAAGTAATGTGGGCGTGAGTGATCGGGCGGCATTAGCACATATTTTGGATCACGTTCAGATCAAGATAATCGCTTGA
- a CDS encoding fructose-specific PTS transporter subunit EIIC encodes MNMSFIFPAQLGKARAFLVNEVLTAAAKQQGHHVVAIEQADFVVLFDEQVPANVVGKQGAVVSLEHAFTQPEAVLQQAVSSSKTFANATTVAASKDAGVKNIVAVTACPTGVAHTFMSAEAIATYAQTQGWNVKVETRGQVGVGNLITPEEVAAADLVFVAADIDVDLSKFEGKPMYRTSTGLALKKTAQEFDKAFKQATVYTGGKSESKAAVENTKGERKGIYKHLMTGVSHMLPLVVAGGLLIAMSFMFGIEAFKDDTIAGGLPKALMDIGGGAAFHLMIAVFAGYVAFSIADRPGLAVGLIGGMLATNAGAGILGGIIAGFLAGYVVKFLNDKIQLSPSLASLKPILILPLFGSLIVGLAMVYIINPPVAAIMESLSSWLKSMSDINAVVLGIILGVMMCTDMGGPVNKAAYTFSVGMLASSVNTPMAAAMAAGMVPPIGMAIATWIARKKFTTNQRDAGKASFVLGLCFISEGALPFVAADPVRVIASSILGGATAGALSLGLGISLQAPHGGLFVIPFVSDPLLYLGVIAVGSLVTGVCYAIIKPKA; translated from the coding sequence ATGAACATGTCATTTATCTTCCCAGCACAGCTTGGCAAAGCGAGAGCTTTCCTTGTGAATGAAGTGCTAACCGCCGCCGCCAAACAGCAAGGGCATCACGTCGTTGCCATTGAGCAAGCGGATTTTGTCGTGCTGTTTGATGAGCAAGTGCCAGCAAATGTGGTAGGTAAGCAAGGAGCGGTGGTGAGCCTTGAGCACGCCTTTACCCAGCCAGAAGCAGTGCTACAACAAGCGGTCAGTTCCAGCAAAACATTTGCAAATGCCACCACCGTGGCGGCGAGTAAAGACGCTGGCGTAAAAAATATCGTGGCGGTCACCGCTTGTCCAACAGGCGTGGCACACACCTTTATGTCTGCCGAAGCGATTGCCACTTACGCACAAACGCAGGGCTGGAACGTGAAAGTGGAAACCCGTGGGCAAGTGGGCGTGGGCAATTTGATCACGCCTGAAGAGGTGGCAGCGGCTGATTTAGTCTTCGTGGCAGCCGATATTGATGTAGATTTGAGCAAATTTGAAGGCAAGCCGATGTACCGCACGTCCACAGGTTTAGCCCTGAAGAAAACGGCTCAAGAGTTTGATAAAGCCTTCAAACAAGCCACTGTTTACACGGGCGGTAAGAGTGAAAGCAAAGCCGCAGTGGAAAACACGAAAGGCGAACGCAAAGGCATCTATAAGCACTTGATGACGGGCGTATCGCATATGTTGCCGCTGGTGGTAGCTGGTGGATTACTGATCGCCATGTCCTTTATGTTCGGTATTGAAGCCTTCAAAGACGATACTATCGCAGGTGGCTTACCGAAAGCCTTGATGGACATCGGTGGCGGTGCGGCGTTCCACTTGATGATTGCAGTCTTTGCGGGTTATGTGGCGTTCTCTATTGCCGATCGCCCAGGGTTAGCCGTTGGCTTGATTGGCGGTATGTTGGCAACGAACGCTGGTGCAGGGATTTTAGGTGGTATTATCGCGGGTTTTCTCGCTGGTTATGTGGTGAAATTTTTGAACGACAAAATCCAGCTCTCGCCAAGTCTCGCCTCACTTAAACCGATTTTGATTTTACCGCTATTTGGCAGCTTAATCGTTGGTTTGGCAATGGTTTATATCATCAACCCGCCTGTGGCAGCGATTATGGAATCCTTGTCGAGCTGGTTGAAATCCATGAGCGACATAAATGCAGTTGTACTTGGTATTATTTTAGGCGTAATGATGTGTACTGATATGGGCGGCCCCGTGAACAAAGCGGCGTACACCTTCTCGGTAGGCATGTTAGCATCAAGCGTAAATACCCCGATGGCTGCGGCAATGGCGGCTGGTATGGTGCCACCGATTGGCATGGCAATTGCCACTTGGATCGCTCGCAAAAAATTTACCACCAACCAACGTGACGCAGGAAAAGCATCGTTCGTGCTTGGTCTGTGCTTTATCTCTGAAGGGGCGTTGCCGTTCGTGGCGGCTGATCCAGTGCGTGTGATTGCCTCGTCGATCCTAGGCGGTGCAACCGCAGGTGCACTTTCACTTGGTCTAGGTATCAGCCTACAGGCTCCACATGGTGGTTTATTCGTCATTCCATTTGTGTCAGATCCGTTGCTTTACTTAGGCGTGATTGCCGTTGGCTCACTGGTGACTGGCGTATGTTATGCGATAATTAAACCGAAAGCGTAA
- the rmuC gene encoding DNA recombination protein RmuC produces the protein MVIEDIWFYVTLAILSCLVIFLFFLQSKHQQNWQHVQHRYEQLSAENRQIEQFAIQQQTRAESTLERLNERDSTIAQLQQKITLAENQENQLEGYINELKERVGAAQAKAESLDEQLHTKNNQLNLKEKENQTLQQQLSKVQQDVAELRTTLAEKQANFEQQQQNFVEVRQQLNVEFQHLAQQILDEKSKSFAQTNQSALDLLLKPFKEQIEGFQKRVNEVHSEAIKGNANLEAEIKRVLEIGLSMSQEAQNLTTALKGNNKVAGNWGEIQLESALQMAGLLAGDHYVAQESYRDDEGKRFAPDFVVKLPDQKHLILDSKVSLLAYDQAVRSDEHFAIQKALDEHCRSLKTHIDGLSKKNYSRLIGIKSPDFVLMFIPIEPAYIEAMKHDPQLFNYGYERNVIMVSHTTLMPILRTVANLWRIERGHAEAREISEKAGDIYNQVCMIAERLAKLGSTLSTASNQYNQTVTALVGRQGLVGKVERFQQLSNKASQVLPRVELLETDWDTNRLQLIAEKPTEQEQQDVTAD, from the coding sequence ATGGTTATTGAAGACATTTGGTTCTATGTGACGTTAGCAATATTGAGTTGCTTAGTTATTTTTCTGTTTTTTCTGCAATCAAAACATCAGCAAAATTGGCAGCACGTTCAGCACAGATATGAACAACTTTCTGCAGAAAACAGGCAAATTGAACAATTTGCCATTCAACAGCAAACTCGAGCGGAATCGACTTTAGAGCGGTTAAATGAACGTGATTCCACCATTGCTCAACTACAGCAAAAGATCACACTCGCAGAAAATCAAGAAAACCAGTTAGAAGGTTACATCAATGAGTTGAAAGAACGAGTAGGTGCGGCTCAGGCAAAAGCCGAGAGTTTAGATGAGCAGCTGCACACTAAAAATAACCAGTTGAATTTAAAAGAAAAAGAAAATCAAACGCTACAACAACAGCTTTCTAAAGTGCAACAAGATGTTGCGGAACTTCGCACGACTCTTGCGGAAAAACAGGCAAATTTTGAGCAGCAACAGCAGAATTTTGTTGAGGTTCGCCAGCAACTCAATGTGGAATTTCAACATTTAGCTCAACAAATTTTGGACGAGAAAAGCAAATCCTTTGCTCAAACCAATCAATCGGCATTGGATTTATTGCTAAAACCGTTCAAAGAACAGATTGAAGGGTTCCAAAAGCGGGTGAATGAAGTCCATTCAGAAGCGATTAAAGGCAATGCCAACTTAGAAGCTGAAATTAAACGCGTACTGGAGATTGGCTTATCGATGTCACAAGAAGCACAAAATCTGACTACTGCCCTAAAAGGTAACAATAAAGTCGCAGGTAACTGGGGCGAAATTCAGTTAGAAAGTGCGTTGCAAATGGCGGGATTGCTAGCTGGTGACCACTATGTTGCACAAGAAAGCTATCGTGATGATGAGGGTAAACGCTTTGCACCTGATTTTGTGGTGAAACTTCCTGACCAAAAACATTTGATTTTAGACAGTAAAGTCTCTCTATTAGCCTATGATCAAGCGGTCAGATCCGATGAACATTTTGCAATTCAAAAAGCGCTTGATGAACACTGCCGATCATTAAAAACCCATATTGATGGGCTGTCTAAGAAAAATTATAGCCGTCTAATAGGCATTAAAAGTCCTGATTTTGTATTGATGTTTATCCCGATTGAACCTGCCTATATTGAGGCGATGAAACACGATCCACAACTGTTCAATTACGGCTATGAACGCAATGTGATTATGGTCTCGCATACCACACTAATGCCAATTTTACGCACCGTGGCGAACCTATGGCGAATTGAGCGAGGCCATGCAGAAGCCAGAGAAATCAGTGAAAAAGCGGGCGATATTTACAACCAAGTTTGTATGATAGCCGAACGGCTGGCAAAATTGGGCAGTACACTGAGTACCGCAAGCAACCAATATAATCAAACGGTCACCGCCTTAGTTGGACGCCAAGGGCTAGTTGGTAAAGTAGAACGGTTCCAGCAACTATCAAATAAAGCAAGCCAAGTACTCCCGCGAGTGGAACTGCTTGAAACCGATTGGGATACGAACCGTTTACAATTGATTGCCGAAAAACCAACAGAACAGGAGCAACAAGATGTTACTGCTGATTGA
- a CDS encoding anthranilate synthase component II, translated as MLLLIDNHDSFTFNLVDLLRKIGVKTEVISVENLDLDAVENFSHIMISPGPDVPRAYPQLFEMLERYHQTKSILGVCLGHQTICEFFGGELYNLNNVRHGQQRLLTQTSANPLFDALPQTFNIGLYHSWAISQNSLLNTPLVATAFCDQNVLMAVKHPSLRIYGVQFHPESFITEYGEQILRNWLKN; from the coding sequence ATGTTACTGCTGATTGATAATCACGATTCCTTTACTTTCAATTTAGTCGATTTACTGCGGAAAATCGGTGTGAAAACGGAAGTAATATCCGTTGAGAATTTAGATCTTGATGCCGTAGAAAACTTCAGCCACATTATGATTTCCCCGGGGCCGGATGTACCGAGAGCTTACCCACAACTGTTTGAAATGTTGGAACGTTATCATCAAACCAAATCTATTTTGGGGGTTTGCTTAGGGCATCAAACCATTTGCGAATTTTTTGGTGGGGAATTATATAATTTGAACAATGTTCGCCATGGACAACAACGTTTACTCACCCAAACGAGTGCTAACCCACTGTTTGATGCACTGCCTCAAACCTTTAATATCGGGCTTTATCATTCATGGGCCATTTCGCAAAACTCTCTGCTGAACACCCCGCTTGTTGCCACCGCATTTTGTGATCAAAATGTGCTAATGGCAGTGAAACATCCGTCTTTACGCATTTATGGCGTACAATTTCACCCTGAATCCTTTATTACTGAATATGGAGAACAAATCCTGCGAAATTGGCTAAAAAATTAA